Part of the Synechococcus sp. HK01-R genome is shown below.
TTCACCGGGGCTTCAGTCGCCAGCTTCGCTTACGCTGACCGGCTTCCTTAACCTTCCGGCACTGGGCAGGCGTCAGCCCCCATACATCGTCTTGCGACTTAGCGGAGACCTGTGTTTTTGGTAAACAGTCGCCTGGGACTCTTCACTGCGACCAGCTCGCGCTGGCACCCCTTCTCCCGAAGTTACGGGGCCATTTTGCCGAGTTCCTTAGAGAGAGTTACCTCGCGCACCTCGGTATTCTCTACCACCCCACCTGTGTCGGTTTCGGGTACTGGCAGTTATGCCTTAACGGGTATAGAGCTTTTCTTGGAAGCATGACGTCACCAACTTCGCTGCCGTAGCAGCTCGTACTCACGCCTCAGCTCGGATCGTTTTCGCCGATCCTCAACGCCTCGAACGCTTGAACCAGTAACCAACATCTGGCTTGGCTAGCCTTCTCCGTCCCTCTTCCCAAAACATAACCGGTACAGGAATGTTGACCTGTTATCCATCGACTACGCCTTTCGGCCTCGCCTTAGGTCCAGACTAACCCTCCGCGGACGAGCCTGCCGGAGGAACCCTTAGGGTTTCGGTGCATGGGATTCTCACCCATGTTTTCGCTACTCAAGCCGACATTCTCACTTCCATGCAGTCCACGCCCGCTCACGCTAACGCTTCACCCCACATGGAACGCTCCCCTACCATAAATCCGCAGCTTCGGTACAACGCTTAGCCCCGTTCATTTTCGGCGCAGGATCGCTCGACCAGTGAGCTATTACGCACTCCTTTGAGGATGGCTGCTTCTAGGCAAACCTCCTGGTTGTCTGGGCAATCCCACCTCCTTTATCACTTAGCGTTGATTTGGGGACCTTAGCTGGCGGTCTGGGCTGTTTCCCTCTCGACCATGGAGCTTATCCCCCACAGTCTGACTGCCTCGCTACACACAGGGTATTCAGAGTTCATCTCGATTTGGTACCGCTCTCGCAGCCCGCACCGAAATGGTGGCTTTACCCCCCTGCTGGAGCACGAGACGCTACGCCTCAACGTATTTCGGGGAGAACCAGCTAGCTCCGGGTTCGATTGGCATTTCACCCCTAACCACAGCTCATCCGCTGATTTTTCAACATCAGTCGGTTCGGACCTCCACTTGGTATCACCCAAGCTTCATCCTGGCCATGGTTAGATCACCCGGGTTCGGGTCTATAAACACTGACAAACGCCCTATTCAGACTCGCTTTCGCTATGGCTCCACCATTCCCGGTTTAACCCGCCAGTGCCTATAAGTCGCCGGCTCATTCTTCAACAGGCACACGGTCATCCGATCAGTCGGACTCCCATTGCTTGTAAGCTCACGGTTTCATGTTCTATTTCACTCCCCTCCCGGGGTTCTTTTCACCTTTCCCTCGCGGTACTGTTTCGCTATCGGTCACACAGGAGTACTTAGCCTTACGAGGTGGTCCTCGCGGATTCACACGGAATTTCACGTGCTCCGTGCTACTCGGGATACAGCTAGGTCAGTTCAGTTTTCGTGTACGGGACTTTCACCCTCTGTGGTGTGCCATTCAAACACTTCCACTAACATTCCTTTTCCACATTGCTGTCCCACAACCCCGATGCTCGAAAGCATCGGTTTAGGCTCTTCCCCGTTCGCTCGCCGCTACTTAGGGAGTCGTTTTTACTTTCCTTTCCTCCAGCTACTAAGATGTTTCAGTTCGCTGGGTTGGCTCGCACCGCCCTATGGATTCAGGCGGCCGTTCTAGGGGTTGCCCCATTCGGAAATTCCCGGATCAAAGCGTGTTTCCAGCTCCCCGAGACTTATCGCAGGTAACCACGTCCTTCATCGCCTCTGTGTGCCAAGGTATCCACCGTGAGCCCTTTGTAGCTTGACCAATGTATCTCCAACACGCTTGCTGTCGTTGAAACAGATTCTCTCTGATTCATTGCTGAATCAAAGATCTAACTCCTCATTGCTCGACACAATTAGAAGAACGTGATGGAGTCTCGGCTCTTGCTCGATAGAATTTGCAATCACTCCTCATCATCACCCTTTCGGATCATCATTCAGAGTCATCGCATCATCCATGAGATGCTTTATTCTTTCCAGACTCACCTATGCAGTTGTCAAGGTTCTGCCAGACTTCAAATCAAATCACCAATTGCTTGATCACCTGATTCGAGCCCAGCATCTTATCAACCATCGATAGATTTCTCTCTATCGCAGGAATGACAGGAAGCTGGGTTCCTCTAGCGGACACATCTAAATCACACTCCAATCGAGCTCATACTCCAAACTTCTGGAGATGGGAATTAAAGTTCGGTCAGTGGAGGTTAGGAGACTCGAACTCCTGACATCCTGCTTGCAAAGCAGGCGCTCTACCAACTGAGCTAAACCCCCAACACCGAATGGGCCATCCTGGACTTGAACCAGGGACCTCACCCTTATCAGGGGTGCGCTCTAACCACCTGAGCTAATGGCCCAGGAGTCTCATCCCTTTTGGGGTGTGACCTAGACAAAGTTTAGGAACTAAAAATCTCCATTAAGCAGCTCACTGTTTCCAGTTCACTCTTAACTTCAAAGCTGAGGTACCGATCGACCTAAGGTGACAGAATTTCGGCCTAAGAATAAAACTACTCAGGCATCAAAATCATTGTTTGTCTCCCTGTTAGGAGGTGATCCAGCCGCACCTTCCGGTACGGCTACCTTGTTACGACTTCACCCCAGTCATCAGCCCCACCTTCGACGTCCTCCTCCACAAGGGTTGGAGTAACGGCTTCGGGCGTGGCCAACTTCCATGGTGTGACGGGCGGTGTGTACAAGGCCCGGGAACGTATTCACCGCAGTATGCTGACCTGCGATTACTAGCGATTCCTCCTTCACGTAGGCGAGTTGCAGCCTACGATCTGAACTGAGCCACGGTTTATGAGATTTGCTTGTCCTCGCGAACTTGCTGCTCTTTGTCCGTAGCATTGTAGTACGTGTGTAGCCCAGGATGTAAGGGGCATGATGACTTGACGTCATCCACACCTTCCTCCGGTTTATCACCGGCGGTCTCTCTAGAGTGCCCAACTGAATGCTGGCAACTAAAGACGTGGGTTGCGCTCGTTGCGGGACTTAACCCAACATCTCACGACACGAGCTGACGACAGCCATGCACCACCTGTCACTGCGTTCCCGAAGGCACTCTCCCGTTTCCAGGAGATTCGCAGGATGTCAAACCCTGGTAAGGTTCTTCGCGTTGCATCGAATTAAACCACATACTCCACCGCTTGTGCGGGCCCCCGTCAATTCCTTTGAGTTTCACACTTGCGTGCGTACTCCCCAGGCGGAACACTTAACGCGTTGGCTACGACACCGAGGGGGTCGATTCCCCCGACACCTAGTGTTCATCGTTTACGGCCAGGACTACAGGGGTATCTAATCCCTTTCGCTCCCCTGGCTTTCGTCCATGAGCGTCAGTTATGGCCCAGCAGAGCGCCTTCGCCACTGGTGTTCTTCCCGATATCTACGCATTTCACCGCTACACCGGGAATTCCCTCTGCCCCTACCACACTCTAGCCCAACAGTTTCCACTGCCATGATGGAGTTAAGCTCCACTTTTTAACAGCAGACTTGATGGGCCGCCTGCGGACGCTTTACGCCCAATAATTCCGGATAACGCTTGCCACTCCCGTATTACCGCGGCTGCTGGCACGGAATTAGCCGTGGCTTATTCCTCAAGTACCGTCAGATCTTCTTCCTTGAGAAAAGAGGTTTACAGCCCAGAGGCCTTCATCCCTCACGCGGCGTTGCTCCGTCAGGCTTTCGCCCATTGCGGAAAATTCCCCACTGCTGCCTCCCGTAGGAGTCTGGGCCGTGTCTCAGTCCCAGTGTGGCTGATCATCCTCTCAGACCAGCTACTGATCGATGCCTTGGTGCGCCTTTACCACACCAACTAGCTAATCAGACGCGAGCTCATCCTCAGGCGAAATTCGTTTCACCTCTCGGCATATGGGGTATTAGCAGCCGTTTCCAGCTGTTGTCCCCCTCCTGAGGGCAGATTCTCACGCGTTACTCACCCGTCCGCCACTAACCCGAAGGTTCGTTCGACTTGCATGTGTTAAGCACGCCGCCAGCGTTCATCCTGAGCCAGGATCAAACTCTCCGTTGTAGATCAATTCCTTTTGATGACTTACATCACCTCAAATTGATTTGCGTCACCCACAATTCAGTTTTCACTCATTGCAGTTGAGGCCTCCTTTCAGCTGACACAGAAAGGGTTCTTAAGAGTGCACTTCTAGATTTCTCTATCCATGACTTTCCAGGATCTCAGATCCGGTTGTTGCTCCATCAATTCGCACACCGGCAACAGTCAGGCTCGTGAAAACCTCACCGTTGCAGCGAATGACTTCATCGCAACGACATTGTTTGACGGGACCTCACACCTTCATCGCTCTTTCATCAAAGCCTTCCACTCACCTCGCGGCTCGTTTCAAGACCTCGACGCGATGAAAGCGTCAGTTCCTAAACTTTTCGATTGTCCAGGTTCTGCCGTCGCGCTCCCTCTCAGGAGCGGTGGGCTGTGCGGCCTCTCGCGACCGCTTGTGAAACTTACAACACCGTGGGATCGCTCCCTCTTGGTCTTGTAAGCACCGATCGAACCACACAAAAGCTCTCGCTTCCCTTGTGCTCCTCCCGGCTGCGCCTTCCGCCCTTCGGCTTCCTGCGCAGTCCAAAAACATAACCCATCAACTCCCCTACTCGCAACCTCAGGGGCGAAGTAGCGCTGTTCCCCAGGGCATCAGACGCTGCAACTGCTCCTGAGAGGTCGCAGCCAACACCGGGAAATCCGCTTCAGCAAGGTCCATCCCAGGCTGAAGACAGGCAGGGTCAGCCGCGAGCCAGTGCAAGGGGCACTGCAATTCGGAGAGAACCAACCAAGCCGCAGCCAGATCCCAGATTTTCGGAGTGGCCTCCAAGGCCGCCATGGTCTGCCCCATCGCCACGCTGAGCAAATTCAAACTCGCCACCCCAAGGAGCCGGATCTTCCCGGGAAACGACTGATCGGGGCGGCTCTGGAGCACGCGGATCGCACGGCTGCATAAAGACACACAGGCACTGTCAGCGGCAAGGCGGGTCTGGGGTGTCAAGGGCTTGCCATTTCGCCAAGCTCCCTTGCCACGAATCGCCACAATCCGCTGATGAAGGGATGGAATCTCCAGAAAAGCCTCAACCGGACGGCCATCGATGCAACGGGCCACTGAGATGGCCCAGTAAGGAATACCAGCAGCGAAATTGGTGGTGCCATCGAGGGGATCCACCACCCAATAGGCCTCCGTTTTTGGAAGTTGCTTAGATCCTTCCTCACTCAAGACCCCCTCGCCTGGGGCCAGGGAAGCCAAGCCGGCAACGATCGCACTGTCACTCCACCGATCACAGGCGGTGATCAGAGTGCCGTCAGGTTTCACATCAGAGACGATGTGGCCGAAATCACGCCGCTGTCGCTCCGCCACCTGATCCAGCAACTGATGAACGCCGGTCAACTGATGGGACGTCAGCAGTTCAGCCACAGATCACGATCAGCCCTTGGAAGCGGACGCCGTGGCCTGGCAAGCCGGACGATTCGGAGAAGGTTCGATCGGCACCACAGAGGCATCGTCCTCAGCCGGCTTGGTGGCTGGGAGGTTCTGAGGCTGACAGGCCTTCACCGCATCAAGACCGGTGCGACGACGCAGCTGGGCAATGCTCTTGTTGTAGGTATTGATCGCATCGGCATAGCGAACCTCGGCCTGGGTGAGATCCCGCTGGGTGTCCACCACTTCCCTTTGGGTGGTCACACCCGCCTGGAAACGCAGGCGAGCCAAACGCAGCGACTCACGGGCTGACAACACTTCCCGGGAGGTCGCGAAGATGTCCTGATTGGCCGTGCGGAGGTTGTAAAAGCTTTCCTCCACCTGAACACGGATGCGATCACGGGTGGAGGCGAAGTTGAAGGCACTCTCCTCAGCCCGCTGCTTGTTGCGGCGGTATTCGGCGCGGGCACGTCCGCCGTCAAAGATGTTCCAGGTGGCATTCAGGCCCACCGAGTTGTTGGCATTCCAGCCGTAGTCGTCCATATCGACGGGCGAAACCACGTTGGTTTGGCCCTGGAAGCGAGCCGTGCTGAAGGCATTCACCAGACTGAGCACTGGCTGCACAGCAGCGAGAGCCGCATTGGCATTGCTGTTGTTGATCGAGATATCGAGGATCAGCTGATCAAGTTCCTCGCGGAAGGCAAAGGCGGCCACGATGCTCTCCTGCAAAGAGGGTTGCCAGACGCCGATCACCTGCGATGGGCTTGCAGCGGTAGGGGTCACGTCCAGGGGGAGATCCAACAATCCAGCCAGGGATCGGCGGGTCTTGTTCTGGAAGCCGATGCCATTGGTGAGCACCTGCTGATCTCGGGCAAGCTGAGTTTCAGCCTCCAGCACTTCAAGCTTGGTGGCGACACCAGCCTGAAAGCGGGCGCTGGCGTCTTTCAGGCTCACCAGGGAGGCCCGCACCGACTGCTGACCGATCCGCACCTGCTCATCGGCGCGCTGAAGGTCGAAGTATGACTCTGCTGTTTCCAGCCGTCGGTCCCGAAGAGCGATCAGGTAAGCATCGCGAGCGCGTTCAAAATTGTCGCGAGCTGCAGCAATCCTTGGCACTCGCTTGGGGTCGATGAGATTCCACTGGACCTGGACCGCAAAATTGGCCGTCCACTGGCTGCTGGTGGTGTAAGGAGCCGTGGACGGGACTCCGGTCGAGGAATTGAACGTGGGTGCGAAATCAGGGTTGCGATATTGATCAGCGGCGAGGTACTGCGGCAGACCGTTAGCAGAGAGATTGACCGTGGGATACCAGAGGGAAATCTCGGCAAGCAGAGCCGACTTGGCTTGCTCCACCTGACTGGCCGCTGCCTTGAGGCTGGGGTTGTTGACCTCCATCAGCTGCTCGGATTCCGCAAGGGTGAGCGGACGGAGTTCACGGATCCGCACCTGAGACGGTTTGTCTGGGAGCGCAAGACTTGGAGGCGCCTGCAGGGGGCTCAGCGCTTCAGGGAGTGTGGTGGCGGCAGGGGGCAGAACGGAAGGATCGGCTTTCGGACGCGGTCCATTGAGTTCGATGGCGGTCGGGAGAGTCTTCTGATCAATCAGCGCTCCAGAGTTCGCTGCCTCAGAGGCCACAGGGGCCTGAACAGGTGCATCTTGGGCCTGTAGCCCCGTCGGGACAGACGCGGCCAGAGCACCTGCAATGAGAAGAAAACGAGCAGCGGTCCAGGCCACGACAGATTGCAATCTGCCGGGAGCTTAGGGGCATTAGGGCTCCTGACCCAGCACTGCGGCCACGATGTCAGCTGCTCCATGCACGATCCGGATCGTGACCGGCAATCGTGCCTGCACCTCTTCCAGGGTCATGTCATCGAGAAACACCGGCGCCCCCTGTCGGAGCATCACCGAGGGCAATAAGAGCT
Proteins encoded:
- a CDS encoding inositol monophosphatase family protein, whose product is MAELLTSHQLTGVHQLLDQVAERQRRDFGHIVSDVKPDGTLITACDRWSDSAIVAGLASLAPGEGVLSEEGSKQLPKTEAYWVVDPLDGTTNFAAGIPYWAISVARCIDGRPVEAFLEIPSLHQRIVAIRGKGAWRNGKPLTPQTRLAADSACVSLCSRAIRVLQSRPDQSFPGKIRLLGVASLNLLSVAMGQTMAALEATPKIWDLAAAWLVLSELQCPLHWLAADPACLQPGMDLAEADFPVLAATSQEQLQRLMPWGTALLRP
- a CDS encoding TolC family protein, producing MAWTAARFLLIAGALAASVPTGLQAQDAPVQAPVASEAANSGALIDQKTLPTAIELNGPRPKADPSVLPPAATTLPEALSPLQAPPSLALPDKPSQVRIRELRPLTLAESEQLMEVNNPSLKAAASQVEQAKSALLAEISLWYPTVNLSANGLPQYLAADQYRNPDFAPTFNSSTGVPSTAPYTTSSQWTANFAVQVQWNLIDPKRVPRIAAARDNFERARDAYLIALRDRRLETAESYFDLQRADEQVRIGQQSVRASLVSLKDASARFQAGVATKLEVLEAETQLARDQQVLTNGIGFQNKTRRSLAGLLDLPLDVTPTAASPSQVIGVWQPSLQESIVAAFAFREELDQLILDISINNSNANAALAAVQPVLSLVNAFSTARFQGQTNVVSPVDMDDYGWNANNSVGLNATWNIFDGGRARAEYRRNKQRAEESAFNFASTRDRIRVQVEESFYNLRTANQDIFATSREVLSARESLRLARLRFQAGVTTQREVVDTQRDLTQAEVRYADAINTYNKSIAQLRRRTGLDAVKACQPQNLPATKPAEDDASVVPIEPSPNRPACQATASASKG